From the genome of Populus alba chromosome 10, ASM523922v2, whole genome shotgun sequence, one region includes:
- the LOC118048833 gene encoding serine/threonine protein phosphatase 2A 59 kDa regulatory subunit B' eta isoform isoform X2 — translation MRSYHCLNQLVFGLQELNEGDTTGFSHGMKPTQAGNPKLNGSSVPPPYEALPTFRDVPNSEKQNLFIRKLNLCCVVFDFSDPTKNLKEKDIKRQTLLELVDYVTSANGKFTETVMQEVIKVVSVNLFRPRTPQTRENKVLEAFDLEEEEPMMDPAWPHLQIVYEFFLRFVASPETDAKLAKRYVDHSFVLKLLDLFDSEDPREREYLKTILHRIYGKFMVHRPFIRKAINNIFFRFIFETEKHNGIAELLEVLGSIINGFALPLKEEHKLFLVRALIPLHKPKCLPMYHQQLSYCITQFVEKDCKLADTVIRGLSKYWPITNSSKEVMFLSELEEVLEATQPAEFQRCMVPLFRQIARCLSSSHFQVAERALYLWNNDHIENLIRQNRKVILPIIFPALEKNGRNHWNQVVQSLTVNVRKIFADIDPELFEECLRQFQENEAKAEEIKTKQEATWKRLEEIAATKAASSEAVLVP, via the exons ATGAGATCGTATCACTGTCTGAATCAGCTGGTTTTTGGTCTACAAGAACTCAACGAAGGAGATACTACTG GTTTTAGTCATGGAATGAAGCCTACCCAGGCTGGGAATCCAAAGCTGAATGGCAGTTCAGTGCCTCCACCGTATGAAGCATTGCCTACATTTAGGGATGTCCCGAATTCTGAGAAGCAAAACTTGTTTATTAGAAAGCTCAACTTGTGCTGTGTGGTGTTTGACTTTTCTGACCCCactaaaaatttgaaagaaaaggatatcaAGCGCCAGACGTTGCTTGAGCTCGTGGATTATGTTACTTCTGCAAACGGGAAGTTCACGGAAACTGTCATGCAAGAAGTTATAAAGGTGGTATCTGTTAATTTATTTAGGCCGCGTACTCCACAGACCCGGGAGAATAAGGTATTAGAGGCCTTTGATTTGGAAGAGGAGGAGCCCATGATGGACCCAGCATGGCCTCACTTGCAAATTGTGTATGAATTCTTTCTTAGATTTGTTGCATCACCTGAGACAGATGCAAAGTTGGCTAAGAGGTATGTCGATCACTCTTTTGTTCTCAAGTTGTTAGATCTCTTTGATTCTGAGGATCCAAGGGAGAGAGAGTATCTGAAGACAATTCTACATCGCATCTATGGAAAGTTTATGGTGCATCGCCCATTCATCAGGAAGGCTATCAATAATATCTTCTTCcgttttatttttgaaacgGAGAAGCATAATGGGATTGCTGAGCTTTTAGAGGTGTTGGGTAGCATAATCAATGGGTTTGCTTTACCTCTAAAAGAAGAACACAAATTGTTCCTTGTTCGGGCACTGATCCCCCTTCACAAGCCAAAGTGTTTACCTATGTACCATCAGCAATTATCATACTGCATTACACAGTTTGTGGAGAAAGACTGCAAGCTTGCTGACACTGTTATAAGAGGTTTATCAAAGTACTGGCCAATTACTAATAGTTCCAAGGAGGTCATGTTCCTAAGTGAGTTGGAGGAAGTCTTAGAAGCAACTCAACCAGCAGAATTCCAAAGATGTATGGTACCCCTGTTTCGTCAAATAGCTCGTTGCTTGAGCAGTTCACACTTCCAG GTGGCAGAAAGGGCTTTGTACTTGTGGAACAATGATCATATTGAGAACTTAATTAGACAGAACCGCAAAGTTATACTCCCCATTATCTTTCCTGCCCTGGAAAAAAATGGACGTAACCACTGGAATCAGGTGGTGCAGAGCTTAACAGTTAATGTTCGCAAGATCTTTGCTGATATTGACCCTGAGCTGTTCGAGGAGTGCTTACGCCAGTTTCAAGAAAATGAAGCGAAGGCAGAGgagatcaaaacaaaacaagaagcgACCTGGAAACGCTTAGAAGAGATTGCGGCAACAAAAGCCGCGAGTAGTGAAGCAGTCCTTGTTCCCTGA
- the LOC118048833 gene encoding serine/threonine protein phosphatase 2A 57 kDa regulatory subunit B' theta isoform isoform X1: protein MIKQILGRLPKKPSKSSENREFGGPSIAPSNTSSASKSTSDFQSNRLGTLNNSSPPGLDSAPHLGFSHGMKPTQAGNPKLNGSSVPPPYEALPTFRDVPNSEKQNLFIRKLNLCCVVFDFSDPTKNLKEKDIKRQTLLELVDYVTSANGKFTETVMQEVIKVVSVNLFRPRTPQTRENKVLEAFDLEEEEPMMDPAWPHLQIVYEFFLRFVASPETDAKLAKRYVDHSFVLKLLDLFDSEDPREREYLKTILHRIYGKFMVHRPFIRKAINNIFFRFIFETEKHNGIAELLEVLGSIINGFALPLKEEHKLFLVRALIPLHKPKCLPMYHQQLSYCITQFVEKDCKLADTVIRGLSKYWPITNSSKEVMFLSELEEVLEATQPAEFQRCMVPLFRQIARCLSSSHFQVAERALYLWNNDHIENLIRQNRKVILPIIFPALEKNGRNHWNQVVQSLTVNVRKIFADIDPELFEECLRQFQENEAKAEEIKTKQEATWKRLEEIAATKAASSEAVLVP from the exons atgatcaaacaaatacttggtaggCTTCCCAAGAAGCCTTCCAAGTCATCCGAGAATCGTGAATTTGGGGGTCCATCTATTGCCCCTTCAAATACTTCCTCAGCTTCTAAAAGCACCAGTGATTTCCAGAGCAACAGGCTTGGAACTTTAAACAACTCGTCTCCTCCTGGTCTTGATTCTGCTCCTCATTTAGGTTTTAGTCATGGAATGAAGCCTACCCAGGCTGGGAATCCAAAGCTGAATGGCAGTTCAGTGCCTCCACCGTATGAAGCATTGCCTACATTTAGGGATGTCCCGAATTCTGAGAAGCAAAACTTGTTTATTAGAAAGCTCAACTTGTGCTGTGTGGTGTTTGACTTTTCTGACCCCactaaaaatttgaaagaaaaggatatcaAGCGCCAGACGTTGCTTGAGCTCGTGGATTATGTTACTTCTGCAAACGGGAAGTTCACGGAAACTGTCATGCAAGAAGTTATAAAGGTGGTATCTGTTAATTTATTTAGGCCGCGTACTCCACAGACCCGGGAGAATAAGGTATTAGAGGCCTTTGATTTGGAAGAGGAGGAGCCCATGATGGACCCAGCATGGCCTCACTTGCAAATTGTGTATGAATTCTTTCTTAGATTTGTTGCATCACCTGAGACAGATGCAAAGTTGGCTAAGAGGTATGTCGATCACTCTTTTGTTCTCAAGTTGTTAGATCTCTTTGATTCTGAGGATCCAAGGGAGAGAGAGTATCTGAAGACAATTCTACATCGCATCTATGGAAAGTTTATGGTGCATCGCCCATTCATCAGGAAGGCTATCAATAATATCTTCTTCcgttttatttttgaaacgGAGAAGCATAATGGGATTGCTGAGCTTTTAGAGGTGTTGGGTAGCATAATCAATGGGTTTGCTTTACCTCTAAAAGAAGAACACAAATTGTTCCTTGTTCGGGCACTGATCCCCCTTCACAAGCCAAAGTGTTTACCTATGTACCATCAGCAATTATCATACTGCATTACACAGTTTGTGGAGAAAGACTGCAAGCTTGCTGACACTGTTATAAGAGGTTTATCAAAGTACTGGCCAATTACTAATAGTTCCAAGGAGGTCATGTTCCTAAGTGAGTTGGAGGAAGTCTTAGAAGCAACTCAACCAGCAGAATTCCAAAGATGTATGGTACCCCTGTTTCGTCAAATAGCTCGTTGCTTGAGCAGTTCACACTTCCAG GTGGCAGAAAGGGCTTTGTACTTGTGGAACAATGATCATATTGAGAACTTAATTAGACAGAACCGCAAAGTTATACTCCCCATTATCTTTCCTGCCCTGGAAAAAAATGGACGTAACCACTGGAATCAGGTGGTGCAGAGCTTAACAGTTAATGTTCGCAAGATCTTTGCTGATATTGACCCTGAGCTGTTCGAGGAGTGCTTACGCCAGTTTCAAGAAAATGAAGCGAAGGCAGAGgagatcaaaacaaaacaagaagcgACCTGGAAACGCTTAGAAGAGATTGCGGCAACAAAAGCCGCGAGTAGTGAAGCAGTCCTTGTTCCCTGA